A genomic stretch from Helianthus annuus cultivar XRQ/B chromosome 1, HanXRQr2.0-SUNRISE, whole genome shotgun sequence includes:
- the LOC110879271 gene encoding mediator of RNA polymerase II transcription subunit 7a: MATATYPPPPPYYRLYKDYEQDPTSAPEPPPPIQGTYQLYGATYTTDDVLPSLEDQGVRQLYPKGPNVDFKKELRSLNRELQLHILELADVLIERPSQYARRVEDISLIFKNLHHLLNSLRPHQARATLIHILELQIQRRKQAVEDIKRRREEAQRLLKEALGTLEGQ; encoded by the exons ATGGCAACAGCTACTTATCCACCTCCACCACCGTATTACAGGCTGTACAAGGATTACGAACAAGACCCTACCTCTGCTCCCGAACCGCCCCCTCCTATTCAAGGGACCTACCAACTATATGGCGCCACTTACACT ACTGATGATGTATTACCGAGCTTGGAAGATCAGGGTGTTCGTCAATTGTACCCAAAAGGCCCAAATGTTG ATTTCAAAAAGGAATTGAGGTCGCTAAACAGGGAACTGCAGTTGCATATTTTAGAGCTAGCTGATGTTTTAATAGAGCGACCGTCACAATATGCGAGGAGAGTGGAAGACATTTCTCTGATATTCAAAAATTTGCATCACCTTCTCAATTCGTTACGTCCACATCAG GCTAGAGCAACACTTATTCACATACTTGAACTTCAGATACAAAGAAGAAAGCAAGCTGTGGAGGACATTAAAAG GAGGAGAGAAGAAGcacaaagacttctcaaagaggCACTTGGGACATTGGAAGGACAGTAA